In Paenibacillus sp. FSL R7-0345, a single window of DNA contains:
- a CDS encoding ABC transporter permease: protein MLRFWRILSAERLKLSRSSIWLLVVISPVIALPVGALADMRQDGVAVSWQVLLNVMSLMHALLFLPVLTGLFAALICRSEHSEGGWKMLLSLPVTRTSLYLAKFTIIMLLLALVQLLFLAALLGMGMYRGAEGPVPWPLLFSSVLGGWFACLPLAALQLGVSQGWSSFGAPLALNVSLTIPNILVVNSATYAPYYPWAQPLLAMSPFGGDEFGAFVLPAQTLMLVVSVSLILFLGAGLLAFRHKAV from the coding sequence ATGCTGAGATTCTGGAGAATTCTCTCTGCCGAGAGACTGAAGCTGTCCAGGTCCTCTATCTGGCTGCTGGTAGTGATCAGTCCGGTAATAGCACTGCCGGTGGGAGCATTGGCCGATATGCGGCAGGACGGGGTGGCGGTATCCTGGCAGGTGCTGCTGAATGTCATGTCCCTGATGCATGCCCTGTTATTTCTTCCTGTGCTAACAGGACTGTTCGCGGCGCTCATCTGCCGGTCTGAGCATAGTGAAGGCGGCTGGAAGATGCTGCTGTCGCTTCCTGTAACACGAACATCGCTGTACCTTGCGAAGTTTACTATCATTATGCTGCTGCTTGCTCTTGTCCAGCTGCTCTTTCTGGCGGCGTTGCTGGGCATGGGGATGTACCGCGGGGCAGAGGGACCTGTACCCTGGCCGCTGCTATTCTCAAGCGTGCTGGGCGGCTGGTTTGCCTGTCTGCCGCTTGCTGCGCTGCAGCTGGGTGTCTCCCAGGGCTGGAGCAGCTTTGGTGCACCGCTTGCGCTCAATGTAAGCCTGACGATCCCCAATATACTGGTCGTCAACTCGGCTACGTATGCGCCTTATTATCCCTGGGCCCAGCCGCTGCTGGCTATGTCACCTTTTGGAGGGGACGAGTTCGGGGCCTTCGTTCTGCCCGCTCAGACGCTCATGCTGGTCGTGTCCGTCAGCCTGATCTTATTTCTGGGGGCCGGCCTGCTGGCCTTCCGGCACAAGGCGGTTTAA
- a CDS encoding metalloregulator ArsR/SmtB family transcription factor — MEPAALEECDNTCSGSELGPETAELILPDRGTTDKMAEMFKALGDPTRVRMIYALSQRELCVHDLSTLLDMGQSAVSHQLRYLRNLRIVKRRKEGKTVYYSLNDAHVEQIFLQTHEHIRHE, encoded by the coding sequence ATGGAGCCGGCAGCACTTGAAGAATGCGATAACACCTGCAGCGGTTCGGAGCTGGGGCCGGAGACAGCGGAGCTCATTCTGCCAGACCGGGGAACCACGGACAAAATGGCCGAGATGTTCAAGGCGCTCGGCGATCCGACAAGAGTGCGGATGATCTACGCTTTATCGCAAAGAGAGCTGTGCGTGCACGATTTGTCCACTCTTCTTGATATGGGACAGTCGGCGGTATCCCATCAGCTCCGCTATTTGCGGAATCTGCGGATTGTAAAGCGCCGCAAAGAAGGCAAAACGGTATATTATTCGCTGAACGACGCGCATGTCGAGCAGATTTTTCTGCAGACACATGAGCATATCCGGCACGAATAG